Within the Gossypium raimondii isolate GPD5lz chromosome 12, ASM2569854v1, whole genome shotgun sequence genome, the region TCTGGCTCCTCCCCATCAACTGCATCTGCTGCCCTTCTTCCTCACCTGTATCTTCCACAGCCACCCTTCTTCATTGACCGCATTTTCTTCCCCGATCGTATTTTTTTCCTCATCTGCACCTTCATTATCACCTTCAAGTAAGGAGTTAGACGTACCCTCATCGATCCTCGTTGAAAGGATTAGGTCATTGATTCTCTTGTAACCCTATGTGCCCATAAAAAAATGAACCGGTTTGATGTCAGTGTACATCAATGATCCCCCCGTATAACTGCTTTCGCCCCATGACATCGACCTAGTGTCGaagttaaaattaaacacaTTGATTGAATGTCGAGCCCGAGTGTCCAAATTGGGGTTATGCTCAAGCCTCGACAAGTACTGGCCACCAAAGTTTAGATCCGTGCCAAAGATTGATGAGTGTCTCCCCAACGATGTTCggaaattaatttcttttctcatgAAGCTtgtcataattaattttaaattttaagagttGGCTGCAGCACAATTAAAGGAaagagaaataattaattatttgacaTTTCTCTTGAAGCTTGCCtgcaattattatttttatttaaagagttacagtaaatttttttctttttgtcagccaaaattattttaaaattaaaatttaaaatttttctacgCCACAGTTagttctttctcttttcttgagctcttttaaagaaatatgtttacaattaatttcctttccaataaagtttgttattttcattatagtcttttatagttttctttccatataactatttttcaaatagaaaattatatttcatgcaCCATTATCACcctttcttatttaaaaaaaaataaagcccaaaaaaaataaaaaaaattctcatattCACCTGTAAAACACAGTTGGAGAATCTAGAAACTCCGACGATGTAAAGTTGAATCGATGCATCCCCCACCACTGTCAGTCAAATAATCCAAAATATAATCTTGGAACTGAAAATCATCGACAAGCCCATTGTTGTCGTCGGCGACGATACCATACAAAGATTTAGTAGACccatttttttctccttttcaaaTAGTTTTTAcaaaaaccaaccaaaaaaaaagtttacttCCAGTAAAGCCTAACACATACGAGacactattaaaatatataaacccGGAATACTCGTATTTTTTGtggactttttaaaaaaatacataacaaTACTGCCTAACACAATGACAACAtcaaaaaatattgttttttatataactTGTAATGATGATTAAGAATTTGAGGGAGCCTGACACATCGGTAGCACCAATTGTGAGCACTATTTATTTTgcctattttcttaaataatttataatgtaCTTACATTATTAGGGTAAAAAAGCGGAAATGAATTCAATAAATACCAAACCTGTCTTTAATATTTGAGTAATGCAAGTCATCATTCAGAAACAATACTTCCATTTTGATTATGGAGGGTAGGAAATTCTAATGAAAGAATCAGTATAAGCATTAAAGATCTCCAAATGTCAATCCTAGAAGTAATTTCCTGAGATCAATAAAATactggaaaatatattttaactctaATTTCTACGATACATTACTTCCATAAACTACTATCAAAATCAAGGACTAGATTcctgaaatttattttttttaaattgagggATTCTGTTCTTCGTTTACCTTTGTATTTGGTGGTTGAAATAAAACCATGTTTGAATGCTTCTTTTTTCTACATATTTGTCTTTAACATGCACAACCACCTCCTTGTTGCTCTATCTGGGAAGAATTGACGGTGGATTTCAAGTTCACATCCACCATGTCGTCTTGTTTTGTTGAAGAAAGTCTTTCCATCCCCGGTAAGGCAGCCGCGATTTTCCGGAATAGAGGCtgcattttcatatttataacaatCAACATGATTTTTTAACAAACCAAGGGCAATCAAGTATTCTATGGGAAGCAGCAGTTCAACATTAACAAGCAAACAAATTTTGTCTACAAAATCTTAGTGATGTCAAGGTGGCCTAAGTTAGGTGTGTTAAGGATCACGTCAGACTTTTGACCACTTAACACATTGCATCAAAAGGTcgggtaaaaataaataatgatcgGAGTATGTCTTGAAGAACTATTTCAGTTCATTCTCTAAAGGAACTTAGGCCACCACCTTGACTACATCGACTTTAATCAGACATCAACGAAATTACTCGGTTATGATTATCGGTTTATATCAAgtagtgtttttctttttgcaccTTGATATTGAATCCCGCTTTTGCACTGGTTTCTATAAACATGACTCCTAATTCACGAGCTTTGCTATCTCCTTCCTCTATAGAGACCTGCCTGTTTAAGCACCAAAGCGTATAAATCGACTGTTTAAGACTGTTTAAGAAACTCCCTGTGGTTTAAGTCTAGACCTGAATGACATATTATATTAACAATGTTTAAGAAACTCCCTGCGGTTTAAGTCTTGATATTGAATCACGGACCTTTTATCAACTAGATCAGTTTTGTTCCCAACAAGAACAATAATGACATCACTGCCTCGTTCTGTGCGTACCTCCTCCATCCATTTGGAGGTGTTCAAAAATGATTGCCTATCTGCAAGGATATAATTGGGGCTAACATATATGCCAATAAGATCAGTATGGTTATCACAGGGAGTCAACTTATGCAATTCAAAATTATCACAGGGAGTCAACTTATGCAATTCAAATTAGGGTATTGGAagagaaaggattgtatgaaacagGGATATTATCcctttctaataattttatgcCACATCAGTAATTTTATCCTGAATTTAaggattttaatttggatttaatttttttcaggATGAAAATGCTGAAATTCAAGATGAAAATGCTAATATGGCATAAAACTATTGAAAAAGAGATACAGATGATGTGACAGCCTTGTTTCATAGAATTCTTTTCCGGTATTGGAAATGGACGTGTAGTATACAGTTACTTTCAAATATATCTATCTTTAGATCCATAGACATATCTCTCTGTTCATGTTAGACAtccattttgaatatatatatatatatatacatatatatacctacCATATTTAGAGTATAtaccaaacaaaaatattttagaaaaataaaaagttgggACAACATCACAGCCAGTAAAAGATTTCCATTATAGTCTCTCATCTaatgaaaaggaagaaaacaaaagcCACTCGGGTAAGCTCATACTCACTAGCTACATCATAGACAATTACTGCAACAGAAGAATCTCTGATATAACTCGGAATAAGACTCCTAAACCTCTCCTGCCCAGCAGTATCCCTGTGAAATTATAAGATAAAAACTCAAACGGAGACGAgacaaatgaaaatttgaagagaatatAACTCGTGAAAACCAagaaatttagattaatttgcaTGTTATGCTTTTCTCAATTGCCAAACCACACTTTGGCATGGATGGCTTTTGATAGTTTACTATAAGAGGATGGAAGTACGTAGCAGAAATGATTTACTTTCGGTTTCTAAAAGTTGTCAACCGCATGAAGAGGAAATGCTAGGGATTCATCAAGCAAATACGGCTTCTTGTTTTCTCATTGTAATGACAATTACCCACAAATTTAAAGCTCCTTCAGCGACAACAAATTAAAACTGCCTTACAACAAAAGTAAGCTTTTGTAgtctaaaatttaaacaatcaaCACCTTAAGTTCACAAAATATATGCTTGATTGCATGTGTATTGAACATACAATCTAGCAATGGAACTAGAACTAATAAAGAAAATGTTGAACATAGTTATCCAAGATCCAATGAAAAAGGAAGAAACTGTATTACCAAAGCTGCAAACGAACCGTTCGATCTTCAAGATACattgtttttgataaaaaatcaaTTCCAATGGTGGCCTGCATTTATATAGCAAtcattcaagaaaaatatacatataaacattCCCTCAATTCCAGTATTCACTCGATGTGATAGAAGTAaagttcaaattcaattactagaAATAATCAtcgtaccaaaaaaaaaaaatccaaactgattatttaaataaacaaaaaaaggatCTGCGATAGGCTATCATGGAGAATCGAACAGTATAGCAAAGATCATTCTGCTCGAGATCAACAAAACAAGCAAAGACGATGTCAAGTAGGAGATTAAGATTCCAAACAGAGAGATGAATAAGTCGAAAAACggaaatcaaattcaaataatatataagaaGCAGAGGAGTTGAAGAAATGGTGAAATGTTCATCGAATCTAAAAAAACATAAGGTGGAAATGGTGGAAAAAGTTTACCTGGTAAGTGGTGTCGAATTTGTCGTACATGAAGCGGGTGATAATGCTGGTTTTGCCGATGGATTGATCGCCTAAGAATACCAGCTTGTATTTCGCCAAAGGAGAGACTGTcgccatttttttttcaaatttcttcactctacttttttttagaaaaaattataaacagaGAGTTGCAGATCTGATTCTGCAatgaagaaaaattgaaattatgtttattatcgttattattatttggatgGAAATGGAAATATTCAAAGAGAcagaagaaaatgaaaggaaaggTTGAGTTTAATCCCTTCCATAAATAGAGGGCACGAGAAACCGCCAACTATGACGATGACGCCTTTGTGAAAATCTTTGGACCGCTTCTCACTTTCCAATttcacccttttttttattattaaaatatgatctATGAAgttttatacatttataatttagtctcattatttttatttaaaaaaaatatttctttatattttgaatttattcatcATGACCAAgtgaatgttttttattttaaaatgtcacattaataaatttaataaaaaattaatcataaataataattacaccttaattttaaaatatgaaaatttaaaaatataaaaattttaaattttaaatatacaaaatacaaaaatttgaaacatattttaaccttattctTTCAATAACATCACCAAAACTTTAATTAGAGAGGAAGAACtacaattaattcaaataaattatttttaaaaatcaatattcaac harbors:
- the LOC105763527 gene encoding ras-related protein RABH1e isoform X2 encodes the protein MATVSPLAKYKLVFLGDQSIGKTSIITRFMYDKFDTTYQATIGIDFLSKTMYLEDRTVRLQLWDTAGQERFRSLIPSYIRDSSVAVIVYDVANRQSFLNTSKWMEEVRTERGSDVIIVLVGNKTDLVDKRQVSIEEGDSKARELGVMFIETSAKAGFNIKPLFRKIAAALPGMERLSSTKQDDMVDVNLKSTVNSSQIEQQGGGCAC
- the LOC105763527 gene encoding ras-related protein RABH1e isoform X1, which produces MATVSPLAKYKLVFLGDQSIGKTSIITRFMYDKFDTTYQATIGIDFLSKTMYLEDRTVRLQLWDTAGQERFRSLIPSYIRDSSVAVIVYDVASDPNYILADRQSFLNTSKWMEEVRTERGSDVIIVLVGNKTDLVDKRQVSIEEGDSKARELGVMFIETSAKAGFNIKPLFRKIAAALPGMERLSSTKQDDMVDVNLKSTVNSSQIEQQGGGCAC